Proteins from a genomic interval of Callospermophilus lateralis isolate mCalLat2 chromosome 1, mCalLat2.hap1, whole genome shotgun sequence:
- the Cpa5 gene encoding carboxypeptidase A5 has protein sequence MLAAAWGQMNFTGDQVLRVLAKDEEQLSLLRDLEGLKPQKVDFWRGPARPSLPVDMRIPFSELNDIKAYLESHGLAYSVMIKDIQVLLNEEREAMARSRRLERSTSSFSYSSYHTLEEIYSWIDNFVAENSNIVSKIHIGNSFENRSILVLKFSTGGSRRPAIWIDTGIHSREWITHATGIWTAKKIVTEFGKNGLLTNILRAMDIFIELVTNPDGFAFTHSMNRLWRKNKSSRPGIFCIGVDLNRNWKSGFGGNGSNSNPCSETYHGPSPQSEPEVAAIVNFITKHGNFKVLISIHSYSQMLMYPYGHSMESVSNEKELTWPVGSPWTGPTTMALSMPSVSSSGTQGAMVFCCQPHRLSPQPRRRGWQY, from the exons ATGCTGGCAGCAGCTTGGGGCCAAATGAATTTCACAGG AGACCAGGTTCTTCGAGTTCTGGCCAAAGATGAGGAGCAGCTTTCACTCCTCAGGGATCTGGAGGGCCTGAAGCCCCAGAAG GTGGACTTCTGGCGTGGCCCAGCCAGACCCAGCCTCCCCGTGGATATGAGAATTCCTTTCTCTGAACTGAACGACATCAAAGCTTATCTGGAGTCTCATGGCCTTGCTTACAGCGTCATGATAAAGGACATCCAG GTGCTGCTGAACGAGGAGAGAGAAGCCATGGCGAGATCGCGCCGGCTGGAGCGCAGCACCAGTAGCTTCAGCTACTCCTCTTATCACACGCTGGAGGAG ATCTATAGCTGGATTGATAACTTTGTAGCCGAGAATTCAAATATCGTCTCCAAAATTCACATTGGCAACAGTTTTGAAAATCGGTCCATTCTTGTTCTGAAG TTCAGCACTGGAGGTTCTCGGCGCCCTGCCATCTGGATTGACACTGGGATTCACTCCAGGGAGTGGATCACCCATGCCACTGGCATCTGGACTGCCAAGAAG ATTGTCACTGAATTTGGCAAAAACGGCCTCCTGACAAACATACTGAGAGCCATGGACATCTTCATAGAGCTTGTCACCAACCCTGATGGGTTTGCTTTTACTCACAGCATG AACCGCTTGTGGCGGAAGAACAAGTCCAGCAGACCTGGCATCTTCTGCATCGGCGTGGATCTCAACAGGAACTGGAAGTCAGGCTTTGGAG GAAATGGTTCTAACAGCAACCCCTGCTCAGAGACTTATCATGGGCCCTCACCACAGTCAGAGCCAGAGGTGGCTGCCATTGTGAATTTTATCACAAAACATGGGAACTTCAAAGTTCTGATCTCCATCCACAGTTACTCTCAGATGCTCATGTACCCTTATGGCCACTCTATGGAGTCTGTTTCAAATGAGAAGGAGCTG ACGTGGCCAGTGGGATCACCGTGGACTGGGCCTACGACAATGGCATTAAGTATGCCTTCAGTTTCGAGCTCCGGGACACAGGGCGCTATGGTTTTCTGCTGCCAGCCACACAGATTGTCCCCACAGCCCAGGAGACGTGGATGGCAATATTGA